Proteins encoded within one genomic window of Fibrobacterota bacterium:
- the lpdA gene encoding dihydrolipoyl dehydrogenase: MEDTAFDVIIIGAGPGGYVAAIRASQLGFKTACVEKEDLLGGTCLRIGCIPSKALLEASEKFREAKDSLGRFGVKVGPVSLDLPAMLQHKDNVVKANTKGIEGLFKKGKITRVLGHGRLSGPGTVSVDAGAGKSAMTLTAKHIILATGSKVAMLPDVKPDGKAIGTSTEALAYDKVPKHLVVIGAGAIGLELGSVWARLGAKVTVLEYLNRILPGMDMETATQAQLALAKQGLDFKLGTRVKSAKTMVDAEGEGAVVECEGLDPIRCDKVLVAVGRVPNTENLGLETVGIQVDGRGRIPVDEKFATSAPGIYAIGDVIPGVMLAHKAEEEGIACAENLAGKHGHVNYNAIPNVVYTHPEVASVGKTEEELKAEGHAYKKGSFPFLANGRARALAQTEGKVKVLADATTDRILGVHIVGARAGDLIAEAVVAMEFGASSEDLARSSHAHPTLAEALKEAALGVDGRSIHI; the protein is encoded by the coding sequence ATGGAAGATACCGCTTTCGACGTCATCATCATCGGCGCGGGCCCCGGCGGATACGTGGCCGCCATCCGGGCGTCGCAACTGGGCTTCAAGACCGCCTGCGTGGAGAAGGAAGACCTGCTCGGAGGCACCTGCCTACGCATCGGTTGCATCCCCTCCAAGGCCTTGCTGGAAGCCAGCGAGAAGTTCCGCGAGGCCAAGGATTCCCTGGGCCGCTTCGGCGTGAAGGTGGGCCCGGTCTCCCTCGATCTGCCGGCCATGCTCCAGCATAAGGACAACGTGGTCAAGGCCAACACCAAAGGCATCGAAGGGCTGTTCAAGAAGGGCAAGATTACCCGCGTGCTCGGGCACGGCAGGCTCTCCGGGCCGGGAACGGTTTCCGTGGATGCGGGCGCGGGGAAAAGCGCGATGACGCTGACGGCGAAACATATCATCCTCGCCACCGGCAGCAAGGTGGCCATGCTTCCGGACGTGAAGCCGGACGGTAAGGCTATCGGCACCTCCACCGAAGCCCTGGCCTACGACAAGGTTCCCAAGCATCTGGTCGTGATCGGCGCCGGAGCCATCGGGCTGGAGCTCGGCTCGGTTTGGGCGCGCTTGGGGGCCAAAGTCACCGTGCTGGAATACCTGAACCGCATCCTTCCGGGCATGGACATGGAAACGGCGACGCAAGCGCAGTTGGCCCTGGCCAAGCAGGGACTCGATTTCAAATTGGGTACGCGCGTGAAGTCCGCCAAGACCATGGTGGACGCGGAGGGCGAGGGCGCGGTGGTGGAATGCGAAGGCCTCGATCCCATCCGGTGCGACAAGGTGCTGGTGGCCGTGGGCCGCGTGCCCAACACCGAGAACCTGGGGCTGGAGACCGTAGGCATCCAGGTGGACGGCCGCGGCCGCATCCCCGTCGACGAGAAGTTCGCCACCTCCGCCCCGGGCATCTACGCCATCGGGGACGTGATCCCGGGCGTCATGCTGGCCCACAAGGCCGAAGAGGAAGGCATCGCCTGCGCCGAGAACCTGGCCGGCAAGCATGGGCACGTGAACTACAACGCCATCCCCAACGTGGTCTATACCCATCCCGAAGTGGCTTCGGTGGGCAAGACCGAGGAAGAACTCAAGGCGGAGGGACATGCCTATAAGAAGGGCTCCTTCCCGTTCCTGGCCAACGGGCGCGCCCGCGCTTTGGCGCAGACCGAAGGCAAGGTGAAGGTTTTGGCGGACGCGACGACCGACCGCATCCTGGGCGTCCACATCGTGGGGGCGCGGGCGGGAGACCTCATCGCCGAGGCGGTGGTGGCGATGGAATTCGGCGCGAGCAGCGAGGACCTGGCGCGTAGCTCCCATGCGCATCCCACCCTGGCGGAGGCCTTGAAGGAGGCGGCGCTCGGGGTGGACGGGCGGTCGATCCACATTTAA